One segment of Antennarius striatus isolate MH-2024 chromosome 5, ASM4005453v1, whole genome shotgun sequence DNA contains the following:
- the prkar2ab gene encoding protein kinase, cAMP-dependent, regulatory, type II, alpha, B isoform X1, translated as MSVAQIPAGLRELLQGYTVEVLRRRPSDLVEFAVQHFTEILEGQRNDQKNKQTSKHKQTGVTFQKKSSEPNKDDKEEEEEETIKTISSKYSRRVSVCAEAYNPDDDEDDDAEPRVVHPKTDEQRRRLQDACRDILLFKTLEQEQFSQVLDAMFEVSVKPQEHIIDQGDDGDNFYVVQMGVYDILVQKDGLSVCVGKYDNKGSFGELALMYNTPRAATIIAAQEGALWALDRATFHRLIVKNNAKKRKMYEAFIECVPLLKSLEPTERMKIVDVLGVRVFKDGDCIITQGEEADCFYIVESGEVKIMIKSRMEDDTEVEVACCSRGQYFGELALVTNKPRAASVYAVGQTKCLVIDVQAFERLLGPCMDIMKRNISYYEDQRVALFGFSVKTLKSVQNEAVSY; from the exons ATGAGTGTTGCTCAGATTCCGGCAGGTTTGAGGGAGCTGCTGCAGGGTTACACGGTGGAAGTGCTCCGGCGCCGGCCTTCAGACTTGGTTGAGTTTGCGGTGCAGCATTTTACAGAAATTCTAGAAGGTCAAAGAAAtgatcagaaaaacaaacagacttctaaacacaaacaaacaggagtGACCTTTCAAAAAAAGTCCAGTGAGCCCAATAAGGATgacaaagaagaggaggaagaagagactaTCA AAACCATCAGCAGCAAATACAGCCGCAGAGTTTCAG TTTGTGCAGAAGCTTACAAcccagatgatgatgaggacgaCGACGCAGAGCCTCGGGTGGTGCATCCTAAAACAGACGAGCAGCGTCGCAGACTTCAGGACGCCTGCAGAGACATTTTGCTCTTTAAAACACTGGAGCAG GAGCAGTTCTCCCAGGTTCTGGATGCCATGTTTGAGGTGTCGGTCAAACCTCAGGAACACATCATAGACCAGGGTGATGATGGAGATAACTTCTACGTGGTCCAGAT GGGTGTGTATGATATCCTAGTGCAGAAGGAcggactgagtgtgtgtgttgggaagTACGACAATAAAGGTAGTTTTGGTGAGCTTGCTCTCATGTACAACACACCGAGAGCTGCCACCATCATCGCAGCACAGGAAGGCGCCCTGTGGGCCCTG GATCGAGCCACGTTTCACAGACTGATTGTTAAAAACAAcgcaaagaagaggaagatgtaCGAGGCCTTTATTGAGTGTGTTCCTCTTCTGAAGTCTCTGGAG CCAACTGAGAGAATGAAGATTGTGGATGTTTTGGGAGTCCGTGTGTTCAAAGATGGAGACTGTATAATAACTCAG GGGGAGGAAGCAGACTGCTTCTACATTGTGGAGTCAGGAGAAgtcaaaataatgataaaaagcAGA ATGGAGGATGacacagaggtggaggtggCCTGCTGCTCAAGAGGCCAGTATTTTGGGGAGCTGGCACTGGTCACCAACAAACCCCGCGCTGCATCAGTTTACGCCGTAGGACAAACAAAGTGTTTGG TCATTGACGTTCAGGCTTTTGAGCGTTTGCTGGGACCCTGTATGGACATCATGAAGAGGAACATCTCCTATTATGAGGACCAGCGGGTGGCTTTGTTTGGTTTCAGTGTTAAGACACTAAAATCTGTCCAGAATGAAGCCGTTTCATATTAA